The Ignavibacteriota bacterium genome contains the following window.
TTCGATTTTCTACTAATTTTAAAAGTTCTGAATAAGTTTCTAAGAAATTCATTTTTATTAATTTTAAGGTTTGACATAATATTTACCGGGCAATTGCCTTATAATTCCTCTAAACTCAAGCTCCAGCAATCGTACTAATCCCTCTGAAATTTCAATTCCTGTTTCGTCGAAAATTTTGTCTATATGCACCGGTTCATAGCTAATTGTATTGTAAATTTTTTCTTCATTTGGATGATTAAATGTTAGCTCTCTTTGGAATGAGCCCTTTTTAACCAAATCGAGTCTGGAAAGCCCCAAATCTTCAAGAATTTGTGATGGTGATGATGCAAGGGATGCTGTATTCGTGCGTATCAGCATATTTGTTCCTTCGCTTTTCTCTGAGGTAATATTCCCAGGAACTGCAAAGACTTCACGTGATTCATTAGCAGCTAATCTTGCAGTAATTAGAGAACCACCTTTAATCCCACTTTCCACAACAAGTACAGCTCTTGAAATACCTGAAATAATTCTGTTCCTTTGGGGAAAGGAGCCAAGATTTGCAAGATATCCGCAACGATATTCACTAATCAATGTTCCGCCGCCATCTACAATTCTTTCAGCATTTTTTCTTGCTATACTAGGAGAAATTGTGTCCAGCCCTGATGCTAACACCGCATAGGTAGTGCCCTGAGCTCTTAATGTGGCGTTATGAGAGAAAGTATCAATTCCGTGAGCCAAACCACTGACGACAATGATATCATTCGCAGCAAAATACTCAGCAAATCTCTCTGCAGCAAGTTTTCCATAAACTGTTGAATTTCTGGTTCCAACTATTGCTATACAAATTGAATCAGGTTTTTGGAGTGTTCCCCTCACGTATAAAATTGTCGGAGGATAATTTATTTCCTTAAGCAAATCCGGATAACTGCTATCCCAATAAGTTATTATATTGATATTGTTTTTTTCACAATTTCCTACACAATCTTGAGCTTGATTAGTATAGGTTGATGATATATTGAACAAATCTCCCTGCAATTTTAATATTTTGACAGAATAATCCGAATTAATAAATGCTTCATAAGAGTCAAACTTATCCACAATGTCTTTAATGCGGACAGATGTAACACCTTTCATTAATGTAAGTGCAACTATATCGTGTAAACTCCATTTTTTTGGAAGCATCTTCTACGTCTTTATTCGATGTAACAATAATTTATAAAAATAACGATTTTTTTTCATATAAGCAAATAAATGTTTAATAATTTAACAATATTATCATAATAATTAATATTTAAATAAATTATTTTGGTTAATAAAACTTATATTCGCATTACAAGATGCTTTTCATTTTATTGATTAGATTTTAACAATAAATTGAGAGCCAATTATTTTATAGCAAAAATAAATACTTGATAGTTATATCTTTAGTTTGATTCAGATTCCAGTATTTTCAGAATATCATGAGAACTATTGAGGGTTAGCAACTTCTCAGTCATTTGTACAGCTTCTTCAAAATTTATTTTTAGAATTCGATTTTTCAACTCAAGTAGCATTGAGGATGGCACGCTGAGTTCTGTTATACCAAGCCCCATCAACAACCTTGTAGCTCCTGAGTGTCCTGCTAATTCACCACAAATACCTACAACTATTCCGGCTTTAGTAGCATTCTCAATTGTGATTTTTATCATTTTCAGCACTGACGGATGGAATGAGTCGTATATGTCGGTAACGAGGTCATTTGTCCTGTCAGCTGCGAGTGTATATTGAGTCAGATCATTAGTTCCAATTGAAAAGAAGTCACATTCTACAGCTAAAATATCCGATGTTAAAACCGCAGACGGAGTTTCTATCATTATTCCTACAGGTATTTTACTATCGTACTTTATTCCAGATTTATCAAGTTCCAGCATACAATCTGCTATTAACGATTTTGATGTCAGTAACTCTGATAAATCAGATATCATAGGTATCATAATTCTGACATTTTTATTAACAGAAGCTCTTAGAATTGCTTTAATCTGAGACTTGAAAATATCTCTGCTGTAAAGCAAAAATCTGACTCCTCTTAGACCAAGTGAAGGATTATTTTCTACAAGAGGGATACCGGCTGAATATTTATCACTTCCGATGTCAAAGCATCTTATGGTCACAATATTCGGATACATTCTTTCTGCTAATTCATTATACCATGAATACTGTGAATCTTCATCAGGAATTTTTCCGGAATTGGAAAGCAAAGACTCAGTTCTTACCAAACCTACTCCTTCTGCACCGGCAATCAGTGCATTTTTGACATCTTCCAGTCTGTCAATATTAGACAAAAGATGAATTCTTCTTTTATCAGAAGTCTCAGTCTTAACTTTAACAAGCTTGCCTAAGATTGTTTTGTGCTCTTCAATTTCGCTGATTCTTTGCTCATATCTTCGTGAGAGCAGATTGTCGGGATTATAAATTATGAGTCCGGTAAAGCCGTCAATTATCAAATCTAAACCATCGGTAAGAACTTTAGTAGCGTCTTTGACTCCGATGATTGCAGGCATTTCAAAAGACCTAGCTAAAATTGAAACGTGCGAAGCAATCCCACCCATTTCAGTAATTATTCCAATAACTCCTACTTCTTTGTACTTCACAAGATCTGTAGGCGAGATATTCTGAGCAACTAATATTTTCCCCGAAGCAAGATGATATTCAGGATTTTCGTGACGTAAAGTTGATATAAATCTACGCTTGACATTTTCGAGATCATTAACCCGCTCACGTAGCAAATCATCTTTGGAATTACGCAAAAAACTTCCCTGGTAATCGTACTCATTAATTACAGCGCTTTCTGTATCTAAGCCTGTTTTGATTCTTTCACGAATATTTTCATTGATAAATTCATCATTAATCAGGTATAGATAAGTTTCAATGATTGTTTGTGCAGATTGAGGCAGAGTTTTAGAATGGCTTATGACCTCATCAAATTCTGTGTTAAGGTGCTTAAGTGCTTTTGCAAATCTTTCAATTTCTGACTGGATTTTATCGGCTTCAATAAAAGTATTACCTGAAATATATGGCTCCGGCTCTATAATAAATGATTTACCTATAGCTATACCGACAGCTGAAGGTATCCCTTTAAGGAAACCTTGCGTATTAATTCCCGAGCCGGTAGAATAATACTGTTTGTTCGATATTGTTGTTTCGGATAGCACTATATCGGCTCTCCAAAACCACTTTCAAAATATTCTCTTAAAGAATTGATTGCATCTTCGGCGTCATCTCCATCGGCTCTGAGTTGCAATGAACATCCTTGTTCTGCAGCAAGAGTCATTACACCAATGATACTTTTGGCGTTGATTTCAAATCCATCTCTGGATAAAAATATTTCCGATTTAAATTTTGAGCACATTTTGACTAAACCCGCTGCAGGTCTTGTATGTAATCCTGCTCTGTTTTTAATTGTTACTTCAGTTTCTAATAAAGGCATTGTTATT
Protein-coding sequences here:
- the dprA gene encoding DNA-processing protein DprA; amino-acid sequence: MLPKKWSLHDIVALTLMKGVTSVRIKDIVDKFDSYEAFINSDYSVKILKLQGDLFNISSTYTNQAQDCVGNCEKNNINIITYWDSSYPDLLKEINYPPTILYVRGTLQKPDSICIAIVGTRNSTVYGKLAAERFAEYFAANDIIVVSGLAHGIDTFSHNATLRAQGTTYAVLASGLDTISPSIARKNAERIVDGGGTLISEYRCGYLANLGSFPQRNRIISGISRAVLVVESGIKGGSLITARLAANESREVFAVPGNITSEKSEGTNMLIRTNTASLASSPSQILEDLGLSRLDLVKKGSFQRELTFNHPNEEKIYNTISYEPVHIDKIFDETGIEISEGLVRLLELEFRGIIRQLPGKYYVKP
- the ptsP gene encoding phosphoenolpyruvate--protein phosphotransferase; its protein translation is MLSETTISNKQYYSTGSGINTQGFLKGIPSAVGIAIGKSFIIEPEPYISGNTFIEADKIQSEIERFAKALKHLNTEFDEVISHSKTLPQSAQTIIETYLYLINDEFINENIRERIKTGLDTESAVINEYDYQGSFLRNSKDDLLRERVNDLENVKRRFISTLRHENPEYHLASGKILVAQNISPTDLVKYKEVGVIGIITEMGGIASHVSILARSFEMPAIIGVKDATKVLTDGLDLIIDGFTGLIIYNPDNLLSRRYEQRISEIEEHKTILGKLVKVKTETSDKRRIHLLSNIDRLEDVKNALIAGAEGVGLVRTESLLSNSGKIPDEDSQYSWYNELAERMYPNIVTIRCFDIGSDKYSAGIPLVENNPSLGLRGVRFLLYSRDIFKSQIKAILRASVNKNVRIMIPMISDLSELLTSKSLIADCMLELDKSGIKYDSKIPVGIMIETPSAVLTSDILAVECDFFSIGTNDLTQYTLAADRTNDLVTDIYDSFHPSVLKMIKITIENATKAGIVVGICGELAGHSGATRLLMGLGITELSVPSSMLLELKNRILKINFEEAVQMTEKLLTLNSSHDILKILESESN
- a CDS encoding HPr family phosphocarrier protein, giving the protein MPLLETEVTIKNRAGLHTRPAAGLVKMCSKFKSEIFLSRDGFEINAKSIIGVMTLAAEQGCSLQLRADGDDAEDAINSLREYFESGFGEPI